In Desertibacillus haloalkaliphilus, a single genomic region encodes these proteins:
- a CDS encoding VanW family protein, translated as MTDQEPKQAIVKLWMLILLQALLLYFLTMAAIPVVERINGGTTIPEGSMLAGVHVGGLTVEEAEKQLHQHVDDWKKGAPLVVETVAGEELFVTREAFDFEIEKTIATVTEQLEQPWYAFWQQPTAVTIPMIVDLEGIHKEVTEGWPDDINRSATVERVLEQARYLRNEAIEAVYDEDMVEEEVLARATLPITSQFLSLEKVIEQIDGHVIQPNASFSLDHVLGDTVEFGIDGRELRLLASTLYIAVLGTNFDIIERHSQGSIPEYTTPGLEADFRRGERDLVFKNTNSTPYTLSAISDGQQLTVEISGRALQTSFDYEVVDEEEFEPRTIHRYDPALPVYAEVIQHDGENGYRATVNRYSYDDRGKVVSEEWIATDYYPPTARVVLRSTVTEAPEETGDGNEEEQDQAQRPPEDEGDGQERDGSDQEIPGEEEDRLEEGEDEQPDIEIPMKGH; from the coding sequence GTGACAGATCAAGAACCAAAGCAAGCAATCGTAAAACTATGGATGCTCATCCTTCTTCAAGCTCTGCTTCTCTATTTTCTTACAATGGCTGCGATCCCAGTTGTTGAACGAATCAATGGTGGAACAACGATACCAGAAGGATCGATGCTAGCTGGAGTTCATGTTGGGGGCTTAACGGTAGAAGAAGCAGAGAAGCAGCTTCATCAACATGTAGACGATTGGAAAAAAGGTGCGCCACTTGTGGTTGAGACCGTTGCGGGAGAAGAGCTGTTCGTAACTCGTGAAGCGTTTGATTTTGAGATAGAAAAGACGATCGCGACTGTCACCGAACAACTCGAGCAGCCTTGGTATGCATTTTGGCAGCAGCCAACTGCTGTGACGATACCGATGATTGTCGATTTAGAAGGTATACATAAAGAAGTAACTGAAGGTTGGCCAGATGACATTAATAGGTCGGCTACCGTTGAACGTGTCCTGGAGCAGGCACGTTATTTACGTAATGAAGCGATTGAGGCCGTTTACGATGAGGATATGGTAGAGGAAGAAGTGCTTGCTCGTGCTACACTACCCATAACAAGCCAATTTTTATCACTCGAAAAGGTGATTGAACAAATCGATGGACATGTTATTCAACCGAATGCTAGCTTTTCGTTAGATCACGTGCTAGGTGATACGGTTGAGTTTGGCATCGATGGTCGTGAGCTTCGATTATTGGCTTCAACTCTTTACATAGCTGTGTTAGGGACGAACTTTGATATCATTGAACGTCATTCACAAGGATCGATACCTGAATATACGACACCAGGGTTAGAGGCAGATTTTCGACGTGGGGAGAGAGATCTCGTTTTCAAAAACACCAATTCAACACCTTATACGCTTTCAGCGATAAGTGATGGCCAACAATTAACGGTTGAAATTAGCGGTCGAGCGCTACAGACCTCTTTCGACTATGAAGTTGTTGATGAAGAGGAGTTTGAGCCAAGAACAATTCATCGCTACGATCCCGCACTTCCTGTTTATGCAGAAGTCATCCAGCATGATGGTGAGAATGGCTACCGAGCAACAGTGAATCGCTATAGCTATGATGATCGCGGTAAAGTGGTTAGTGAAGAATGGATCGCTACGGATTATTATCCACCGACAGCGAGAGTTGTGCTACGCTCAACTGTGACTGAGGCACCGGAGGAAACAGGAGACGGCAACGAAGAGGAACAAGATCAAGCGCAACGACCTCCAGAGGATGAAGGAGATGGTCAAGAGCGGGACGGCTCAGATCAAGAGATTCCTGGTGAAGAAGAAGATCGACTAGAAGAAGGCGAAGATGAACAGCCTGACATAGAGATTCCGATGAAAGGGCATTAG
- a CDS encoding type IV pilus modification PilV family protein has product MSEGRKTTSSQQGFTLIEVLASIVILTIIITGFMTFFIQAFNFNTKTEDDLQAIHVAQDVLVAIQENPSSWDIGTYQSCELKGNGSLHLEDSDPITNECHYEGTFIYPTVTINQTPSEAELGLYRIHVMVFNQDDRQLTETYGYYSN; this is encoded by the coding sequence TTGAGTGAAGGTCGTAAAACAACGTCATCACAACAAGGCTTCACGTTGATCGAAGTGCTTGCCTCGATTGTCATTTTAACGATTATCATTACAGGATTTATGACATTTTTTATACAAGCGTTTAATTTCAACACAAAAACGGAAGATGATTTACAGGCGATCCATGTCGCACAAGATGTATTAGTAGCGATCCAAGAAAATCCTTCTAGTTGGGATATCGGTACGTACCAGTCATGTGAACTCAAAGGCAATGGCAGTCTTCATTTAGAGGATTCAGATCCAATCACAAACGAGTGTCACTACGAAGGCACGTTTATTTATCCAACAGTAACGATCAATCAAACTCCATCTGAAGCAGAGCTTGGATTGTACCGAATTCATGTAATGGTCTTCAATCAAGACGACCGACAACTTACAGAAACCTATGGCTATTATTCTAATTAA
- a CDS encoding prepilin-type N-terminal cleavage/methylation domain-containing protein, whose translation MNRYITNQKGLTLIELLAAISIFAIIVGLVYGVLINGINYSNIAQTKTALQQEANYVITMTRSQHQNSGYESYQIDIGENLTSINIGEHEINNPNINYTVEALRNGEVELAENDLIDPHQPLYIHLIVTDARNDQHSFEIRTTIRRL comes from the coding sequence ATGAACCGTTATATAACGAATCAAAAAGGTTTAACCTTAATTGAATTACTAGCTGCGATCTCGATTTTTGCAATTATTGTTGGACTCGTCTACGGCGTGTTAATTAATGGGATTAACTATTCAAATATCGCTCAAACGAAAACCGCGTTGCAGCAAGAAGCTAATTATGTGATTACAATGACTAGAAGCCAACATCAAAATAGTGGCTATGAATCTTATCAAATTGATATCGGAGAGAACCTTACAAGCATCAACATCGGGGAGCATGAAATCAACAACCCAAACATTAATTACACTGTTGAAGCTCTCAGAAATGGTGAAGTCGAGCTTGCGGAAAATGATCTGATTGACCCACATCAGCCCCTATATATTCACCTGATCGTTACTGATGCCAGAAACGATCAACATTCATTTGAAATACGAACAACGATACGCAGACTCTAA
- a CDS encoding CapA family protein yields the protein MKKLYWYQLIVFTIAFVALTSLVVLYDTSREAVTETPYDTEEEYEEEYQEETREDVPVEEVIEVEEPIEPIEIIFAGDLMMSGSIEYAVQEFSVDYPFEFVKEEVQNADFAVVNLETAVTERTDAFPKQFAFKMPPHFLEGVKNAGFDMVSLANNHTMDFKEAGLVDTIEHLQDYEIAHIGAGRNKKEAYAANVIEINDESVAFLGFSRVLPDVSWYAGPDKPGIASGYQLDRMERIIAETAAEADYVLVYIHWGSELAEEPEPYQIEYAEVMINAGADAIVGTHPHVLQPIEEYNGKPIAYSLGNFLFPDYVSGPTAETGLLKLILDDGDINVEFSEYLIEGNQVVEKE from the coding sequence ATGAAAAAGTTATATTGGTATCAATTAATCGTTTTTACAATTGCATTTGTGGCTTTAACATCTCTTGTCGTACTTTATGATACGAGCCGAGAAGCCGTAACGGAAACACCATACGACACCGAAGAAGAGTACGAAGAAGAGTACCAAGAAGAGACGAGAGAAGACGTGCCAGTTGAAGAGGTCATTGAAGTAGAAGAACCGATCGAACCGATAGAAATCATTTTTGCAGGCGATTTAATGATGAGCGGGTCGATTGAGTATGCTGTGCAGGAATTTAGTGTCGATTATCCGTTTGAATTTGTTAAAGAAGAAGTACAGAACGCCGATTTTGCGGTCGTGAATTTGGAAACAGCTGTCACTGAGCGTACAGATGCGTTTCCAAAGCAATTTGCATTTAAAATGCCACCCCATTTCCTAGAAGGGGTTAAGAATGCAGGCTTTGACATGGTTAGTCTAGCAAACAATCATACGATGGATTTTAAGGAAGCTGGATTAGTAGACACGATAGAGCATTTACAAGATTACGAGATTGCCCATATTGGTGCAGGGAGAAATAAAAAGGAGGCGTATGCTGCAAACGTCATAGAAATCAACGATGAATCGGTTGCTTTCCTCGGCTTCTCGCGTGTTTTACCTGATGTCTCATGGTATGCCGGGCCAGATAAACCAGGGATCGCTAGCGGCTATCAATTAGATCGCATGGAAAGAATTATCGCTGAAACAGCCGCTGAAGCTGATTATGTGCTTGTGTACATTCATTGGGGGAGCGAGTTAGCTGAAGAGCCAGAGCCGTATCAAATTGAATACGCCGAAGTGATGATTAACGCCGGTGCAGACGCCATTGTCGGTACCCACCCACATGTTCTGCAACCGATCGAAGAGTACAACGGTAAACCGATTGCCTATTCACTAGGAAACTTCCTTTTTCCCGACTATGTCAGTGGACCAACCGCCGAAACTGGGTTGTTGAAGCTGATCCTAGATGACGGTGATATCAACGTTGAGTTTAGTGAGTATTTGATTGAAGGGAATCAGGTGGTGGAGAAGGAGTAG
- a CDS encoding bifunctional folylpolyglutamate synthase/dihydrofolate synthase, protein MMNTYEETIEWIHGLLPFGIKPGLKRMEWLLSRLSHPEQKLKTIHIGGTNGKGSTVSFLRHVLAETGLSVGTFTSPYIEVFNERISINGESIPDEDLVAIANQVRPLVEELATTELGSPTEFEVITTIAFVYFATIAKPDIVLVEVGLGGRFDSTNVITPLFSLITNVGHDHMHILGDTISEIAYEKAGIIKQGVPVVTTAEDSEALGVLKNEAERKKAPIYQFYTDFGYKDLHVNELKQSFSFYAQGSHAHEYSIVMKGEHQVKNASLALMAIGLLQKTGLFFIDPEAIRQGLEKTTWLGRFEQVSVDPLVILDGAHNNEGVEALANTIKQTYPDKNVHVLFAATKEKEIDVMLRPLYDVIESITFTTYDFFRAALADDLYQASTFTNKSIHSDWKQAIEKILKSLRKEDVFIITGSLYFISDVRKHLESDL, encoded by the coding sequence ATGATGAATACTTATGAAGAGACGATTGAGTGGATTCATGGCTTACTGCCTTTTGGTATTAAGCCTGGCTTAAAGCGGATGGAATGGTTGCTAAGTCGTCTTTCTCATCCAGAGCAAAAACTGAAAACGATCCATATCGGTGGAACCAATGGAAAAGGCTCAACTGTCAGCTTCCTTCGCCATGTTCTCGCTGAGACAGGCCTATCGGTTGGCACATTTACGTCCCCTTACATCGAGGTGTTTAATGAACGGATCTCGATCAATGGGGAATCGATTCCCGATGAAGACCTAGTTGCGATTGCTAATCAAGTACGCCCACTTGTGGAAGAATTAGCGACGACAGAGCTTGGTTCACCGACAGAATTTGAAGTGATCACGACGATCGCGTTCGTTTACTTTGCTACCATCGCTAAGCCTGACATTGTTTTAGTCGAGGTTGGCCTTGGTGGTCGATTTGACTCAACAAATGTGATTACGCCATTATTTTCACTAATAACGAATGTTGGTCATGATCATATGCACATTCTCGGAGATACGATTTCTGAGATTGCCTATGAAAAAGCAGGGATTATTAAACAAGGGGTACCCGTTGTGACCACTGCTGAAGATTCTGAAGCGTTAGGTGTTTTAAAGAATGAAGCTGAACGTAAGAAAGCTCCGATTTATCAATTTTATACTGACTTTGGCTATAAAGACCTTCACGTAAACGAGCTTAAGCAATCCTTCTCCTTTTATGCTCAGGGTAGTCATGCTCACGAATATTCGATCGTCATGAAAGGTGAGCATCAAGTGAAGAATGCTAGTTTAGCGTTGATGGCGATTGGGCTATTACAAAAAACAGGTTTATTTTTTATTGATCCTGAAGCCATTCGTCAAGGGCTAGAAAAAACAACATGGCTTGGACGCTTTGAACAAGTCTCAGTGGATCCACTAGTGATTTTAGACGGTGCCCATAACAACGAAGGAGTCGAAGCGTTAGCAAATACGATTAAGCAAACGTATCCAGATAAAAACGTCCACGTGTTATTTGCAGCAACGAAGGAAAAAGAGATCGATGTGATGCTCCGTCCGTTATACGATGTGATCGAATCGATCACATTTACGACGTATGACTTTTTCCGTGCGGCTTTAGCAGATGATTTATATCAGGCTTCGACGTTTACAAACAAATCGATCCATTCTGATTGGAAGCAAGCGATAGAGAAGATCCTGAAGTCGCTTCGTAAAGAGGATGTCTTTATTATTACTGGCTCTCTCTATTTTATTTCAGACGTTAGGAAGCATTTGGAAAGTGACCTTTAA
- a CDS encoding valine--tRNA ligase produces MANEELSMPTKYSPQETEAKWYPYWVNGKFFEATSDEEKQPYTIVIPPPNVTGKLHLGHAWDTTLQDILSRVKRMQGYDTLWLPGMDHAGIATQAKVEGKLREQNVSRYDLGREKFLEKSWEWKEEYADFIRQQWAKLGLSLDYSRERFTLDEGLSKAVREVFVQLYEKGLIYRGEYIINWDPQTKTALSDIEVIYKDVQGAFYHMKYPLADGSGSIEVATTRPETMLGDTAVAVHPDDDRYKHLIGKKVKLPIVDREIEIVADDYVDMEFGSGAVKITPAHDPNDFEIGNRHNLERILVMDEKGQMNENAGKYQGMDRFECRKQIVKDLQEDGILFNIEDHMHSVGHSERSGAVVEPYLSTQWFVKMEPLAKQAIDLQKSDGKVNFVPERFEKTYLHWIENIRDWCISRQLWWGHRIPAWYHKETGEVYVGHEAPEDIDNWEQDEDVLDTWFSSALWPFSTMGWPDKNAEDFKRYYSTDALVTGYDIIYFWVARMIFQGLEFTGERPFKDVLIHGLVRDSEGRKMSKSLGNGVDPMDVIDKYGADALRFFLSTGSSPGNDLRFYWEKVESTWNFANKIWNASRFALMNMDGLTYEEIDLSGEKSIADKWILTRLQETIEDVTRLIDSYEFGEVGRLLYNFIWDDFCDWYIEMAKLPLYGDDEQAKKTTRSILAYVLDETMRLLHPIMPFITEEIWQHLPHQGESITVAKWPEKREEFIFSDAVTDMNLLKEIIRSVRNTRSELNVPMSKEIELHIKAKDDQVLKQLERGYSYLDKFCNPSELKLGTDIPIPEKSMSQVLTGVELYLPLAGLLDLDAEIARLEKELKKLDGEVTRVQKKLSNEGFLAKAPEKVVEEERAKEKDYLEKRAAVEARINELKQ; encoded by the coding sequence ATGGCAAATGAAGAACTGTCAATGCCAACGAAGTATAGCCCACAGGAAACCGAAGCGAAATGGTATCCTTATTGGGTCAATGGCAAATTTTTTGAAGCAACAAGTGACGAAGAAAAACAACCGTATACGATTGTAATTCCACCACCAAACGTAACCGGGAAGCTGCATTTAGGACATGCATGGGATACAACATTACAAGATATTCTCTCACGTGTAAAACGCATGCAAGGGTATGACACGTTATGGTTACCAGGGATGGACCATGCGGGGATCGCAACGCAAGCAAAGGTTGAAGGGAAGCTTCGTGAACAAAACGTGAGCCGCTATGACCTTGGTCGCGAGAAGTTTCTTGAAAAGTCCTGGGAGTGGAAAGAAGAGTATGCTGATTTTATCCGTCAGCAATGGGCAAAGTTAGGGCTTTCACTTGATTATTCACGCGAGCGTTTCACGCTTGATGAAGGTCTTTCAAAAGCAGTTCGTGAAGTCTTCGTTCAACTGTATGAAAAAGGCCTTATTTACCGCGGTGAATATATCATTAACTGGGATCCGCAAACGAAGACAGCCCTTTCTGATATTGAAGTCATCTACAAGGATGTACAAGGTGCCTTTTATCATATGAAATATCCACTTGCTGATGGATCTGGTTCGATTGAAGTCGCAACGACACGTCCAGAAACGATGCTAGGAGATACAGCCGTTGCTGTTCACCCTGATGATGATCGCTACAAGCACCTTATCGGTAAAAAAGTAAAACTACCAATTGTTGACCGTGAAATTGAAATTGTCGCTGACGATTATGTCGACATGGAATTCGGTTCAGGTGCTGTTAAAATTACACCAGCACATGATCCGAACGACTTTGAGATCGGTAACCGTCATAACCTTGAGCGTATTCTTGTGATGGATGAAAAGGGTCAAATGAATGAAAATGCTGGTAAATACCAAGGCATGGATCGCTTTGAGTGTCGTAAGCAAATTGTAAAAGACTTACAAGAAGACGGTATTTTATTTAACATTGAAGATCATATGCATTCCGTTGGTCATTCAGAACGAAGCGGTGCTGTCGTTGAGCCGTATTTATCAACACAATGGTTCGTGAAAATGGAGCCACTCGCGAAGCAAGCGATTGACTTACAAAAATCAGACGGCAAAGTCAACTTTGTTCCTGAACGCTTTGAGAAAACGTATTTACACTGGATTGAGAACATCCGTGACTGGTGTATCTCAAGACAGCTTTGGTGGGGACACCGCATCCCAGCTTGGTATCATAAAGAAACAGGTGAAGTCTATGTTGGCCATGAGGCACCTGAGGATATCGATAATTGGGAGCAAGATGAAGATGTCCTCGATACGTGGTTTAGTTCAGCGTTATGGCCGTTTTCAACGATGGGTTGGCCAGATAAAAATGCTGAAGACTTTAAACGTTACTATTCCACAGACGCGCTTGTAACGGGCTATGATATTATCTATTTCTGGGTTGCTCGAATGATTTTCCAAGGGCTTGAATTTACCGGTGAACGTCCATTTAAAGATGTGCTTATTCATGGACTAGTTCGTGACTCTGAAGGTCGTAAGATGAGTAAGTCACTTGGAAATGGTGTCGACCCAATGGATGTCATCGATAAATATGGTGCCGATGCATTGCGATTCTTCTTGTCGACTGGAAGTTCCCCGGGAAATGATTTGCGTTTTTACTGGGAAAAGGTCGAATCAACATGGAATTTTGCTAATAAAATTTGGAACGCGTCACGTTTTGCCTTAATGAATATGGATGGATTAACATACGAAGAAATTGATTTGAGTGGTGAGAAGTCGATTGCTGACAAATGGATCTTAACGCGTCTCCAAGAAACGATTGAAGATGTGACTCGCTTAATCGATAGCTATGAGTTTGGTGAAGTAGGTCGACTGCTTTATAACTTCATTTGGGATGACTTCTGTGATTGGTATATTGAAATGGCGAAATTACCGTTATATGGCGATGATGAACAAGCGAAGAAAACGACACGCTCCATTCTTGCATACGTTCTTGACGAAACGATGCGCTTACTACACCCAATCATGCCGTTTATTACCGAGGAAATATGGCAGCATTTGCCGCATCAAGGCGAATCAATCACGGTTGCGAAATGGCCAGAAAAGCGTGAGGAGTTCATCTTCAGCGATGCCGTTACTGATATGAACCTTCTCAAAGAAATCATTCGCTCTGTCCGTAATACGCGCAGCGAGTTAAATGTACCGATGAGTAAAGAAATCGAGCTTCATATTAAAGCAAAAGATGATCAAGTATTAAAGCAGCTTGAGCGAGGCTATTCATACCTTGATAAATTCTGTAATCCGAGCGAATTAAAGCTTGGTACGGATATCCCGATACCAGAAAAGTCGATGTCACAAGTCTTAACGGGTGTTGAGCTTTATTTACCGTTAGCAGGTCTGCTTGATTTAGATGCTGAAATTGCTCGACTAGAAAAAGAGTTGAAAAAGCTCGATGGTGAAGTGACTCGTGTTCAAAAGAAGCTAAGCAACGAAGGCTTCCTTGCAAAAGCTCCTGAAAAGGTTGTTGAAGAGGAACGTGCCAAAGAGAAGGATTATTTAGAAAAGCGTGCAGCTGTTGAAGCACGCATTAATGAATTAAAACAATAA